Proteins from a genomic interval of Haemophilus parainfluenzae T3T1:
- a CDS encoding ABC transporter permease has protein sequence MENVTLKKIINAYGMVLILILLFLALSVSIDGFFSARTVWSIIEQVSMFGIIAIGVTFIIITTGIDLSSGSVVALTAVVSASIVTGGDSVSSALLAFAASILIGALLGLFNGGFTALGGIPPFISTLGMMIIARGAAQLYSDGRPIDASSEAFTWIADVNIFGLPGLVLLYILIVIASHILLSRSTFGRHVYAVGGNLNAAKICGINTNRTLIWVYVLGGALSGLAGALLASRTYAGNPSYGLAWELDAIAAAVIGGVSLSGGFGTIPMCVIGALIIGTTNKGLNMLGVDPYWQQIVKGAIIVIAVLLDTLKRRKKG, from the coding sequence ATGGAAAACGTGACACTGAAGAAAATAATTAATGCGTATGGAATGGTCTTAATTTTAATTCTTCTCTTTTTGGCATTGTCTGTTTCAATAGACGGTTTTTTTTCAGCTAGAACAGTATGGAGTATTATCGAACAAGTATCCATGTTTGGTATTATTGCAATTGGTGTAACCTTCATCATTATCACAACGGGTATCGATCTATCATCTGGCTCAGTGGTGGCACTTACAGCAGTCGTTTCAGCTTCAATTGTGACTGGTGGTGATAGCGTATCATCTGCGCTGCTGGCTTTTGCTGCCTCAATTTTAATTGGTGCTTTATTGGGATTGTTTAATGGTGGATTTACCGCGCTTGGTGGCATTCCGCCGTTTATCTCAACTTTAGGTATGATGATTATTGCACGTGGTGCTGCACAGCTTTATTCTGATGGTCGCCCAATTGATGCGTCTTCAGAAGCATTTACCTGGATTGCTGATGTGAATATTTTTGGACTTCCAGGGCTGGTTTTGTTGTATATCTTAATTGTGATTGCTTCTCATATTTTACTTAGCCGTTCAACTTTTGGTCGTCATGTTTATGCAGTAGGTGGAAATCTGAATGCAGCTAAAATTTGTGGTATTAACACAAATAGAACATTAATTTGGGTTTATGTTCTAGGTGGAGCATTATCTGGATTAGCAGGCGCTTTACTCGCATCACGAACCTATGCGGGTAACCCATCTTACGGTTTAGCTTGGGAGCTTGATGCTATCGCGGCAGCCGTTATTGGTGGAGTTTCTTTAAGTGGTGGCTTCGGTACTATTCCAATGTGTGTGATTGGAGCTTTAATTATCGGTACCACCAATAAAGGCTTAAATATGTTAGGTGTGGACCCATACTGGCAGCAAATTGTTAAAGGGGCGATTATTGTAATCGCAGTATTACTTGATACTTTAAAACGTCGTAAAAAAGGGTAA